The DNA sequence gaattgtttcctgccatgtgggagaccagggttcaattcctggcccaggtaccaaaaattaaaaaaaaagaatactaccatttttaacaaacattttatgTAAAACAATAAATGCAACGTATCTTAcctccttttaaaataaagttgaatAATACCCATTCCCTTCCTTccaagaatttacaatctaggagaGTAGGAAATAAGTACACAGCTAACATAATATAAAGCAGTTTGCAGTAAGTATCATGAGaaggatacaaagatgaaaagacagaaattgaAAGTGTACTTTTGATTAGGGGATTAAGGGAAGGCATTATGAAAAAAATGGCATTTGAACTGGATCTTAAGGAATAGATAGGGATTTTACAGGTATAGATGGCAGTAAAGAGAATTACAAAGAAATGAATATTGGAAATTGAAAGCTATTTGGAGAATGAAGTGCTTCTCAAGTTTTCTGTAAATGGGAGTAGGAAAAGATGTTACAGGAAAAGTAATTTGAAGCGAATCTATGGAGAATTGGGGACCTTATTTAGTGAATAATGCAAATTATTGATAGTTTTTGTGTGGAAAAATAACAAGATCAAAGCTATTATTTAGGCATTTCTAAGGACCAAAATAGTCAGGTTAAGAGGTAAGAAAGAGTAATCTGAacaatctctttttcctttttgtctctcAATATCAGGAATTTGTTTTTAAGTGTTCCTCAGTCTGTGTTGCACAGACAAGTGTTCCTAGGGCATAATATCTCTTCTCACCTGGACATTTTAGTCATGCTATATAGACTCTAATGCGAAATGTAAAGCACCCTAATTACtgaaaataaatacttgtttCCCATTATCTGGGAGGTCACATGTCCATCTGAACCATTCAGGTCAATATACTTAAATATTGATACTTGATCTTTTCActcatactttaaaaattctgtCATGCTGTCCTTAAAGTCATTTCTAAATGCTCAAATTCTATTGTCAATATTTTACAGTGTTCTTTACTTCAACATTTTCCTCAATGGCTGTCCACATACTACCTTGAACCCAAAATCCAACCCATATACACTGGCATTTGAAATGTTTCTGAATTTCTTGTTGAAACTTTTGGTGGCtcactgtttcttatttttaaacactAATTGTGTCTTCTGAAAACTCTTGGAATCCACATTTCAGATGGATATGCTATTTGTAAATAATGATGCCTCAAAGAAGTTGTTACTACTGTTTATCGATTCCTCAGAGAATGTGtaatcaagttttaaaaaatccattggCTTGGACAAGAACATTCCTAATGCTATAGAGGCCATGTCCCAGGAGAATATGTGATTAACACAAAAAAGTGCATTCTTAATTTTTCGTGTAGCAATAAAACTCTTTCTCCGTTTAGCTGAGGGCAGAAGAATATCATTTACTAGGCAGATAAATTGAGTtgaaacaaatcaaaaccatgatagTTTCATTTTTCTGACATTGCTGTGTCAATCCCCATTCAGTCCATAATTTATTATTGCTTCTAGTTTATGGCATTTTCAAAAAGACATATTACTGAAAGAACCACAAACATAGTTTTCTAGTTATTCAAAAGGACTCTCCAGGATGCTTATGTAGAGATTAGGCTGGTAGAAgtgttcttttgaaaattttgtgtTTGTACTCAGAATGTAAGCTTTCAGATTTCTAGGGACTCATATCTCTGCATGTTGCCACAGAAAACAAATTCAGGGAACTCAGATCCCTGATATCTTTCCCATGAGAAGATGAAATTAGGAAGTTGGTTTTTGACAAAGGAAAGTCATATAGCTTCTGTActggataatttatttttaaatttatacaagcCCATGAGGACTACCAAtccaaaaattttatgaaaaaaatcttcaaaaattatGTCCTATACCTAGTATTCCTTTTGAAAATATCTGTATAGTTGAAATGTTAAGGAAAAACACAAAGCCACTGTTATCTACAGGGGACACTACAGCATTACAACATTAAAAGTCAATGTTGGTAAGTAACATTACAGAATTACATTTTTTGTTGCTTAAGCACATGTTTTAAAGGCATAACTAACAACTTACTATAAAATATGTccatttattttgaacatttaaatatattaagtaaTATATTTTACTGAGATGTAACTAGTCAAATTATCCTTAAAATTTTATTACTTGAGTTTATTGCACTATCAGGTGAATTTAAGATAAGAAACTAGCATGTTTATCAAGTACTAATTCTGTGTTACATGCTAGCCAGGAACTATATGCTAGCCAGAGACTATTGCAGACTATCCCTGCCCATGCTCAAAAGACAAAAGATGAAAAACgtacaaaattaatttaatttttacctaTGTCTATCATGGTATCATGGTAAGGGAGAGATTTAAAACCAGCAAAATTTGTTTTTCTGCAAGCAGTGCTCTAAACTCTAAGTATATGGCCAAGAAAAAGTAGACTACATTCTCTCCTTAAATTATGATTCTTTAGGAAACTGTCTCCATGTCCATtaccttttcttcattcttaaaaaaagaacacattttaaagtaGTCATAGCTGATAACAGTGTGTCTCTTGACCTTGCAGATTGCTGGCCCAATGAATGTCTCCAAAGCAGCTGCCAGCATGGCTTTTGTAAGAGAATTTATACTCACAGGTTTCTCTTGTGAGTGGCAAATTCAGGCCTTCCTCTTCTCACTCTTCACTGCAACCTATGCTCTGACCATAACAGGGAATGGGGCCATTGTCTGTGCACTGTGGTGTGACCAGCGACTTCACACCGCTATGTACATGCTCCTGGGGAATTTCTCTTTTCTAGAGATCTGGTATGTTTCTTCAACAGTGCCCAAGATGTTGGTCAACTTCCTCTCAGAGACTAAGACAATCTCCTTCACTGGCTGTTTCCtacaattctatttctttttctccttgggCACATCTGAATGCTTTCTACTAACTGTCATGGCCTTTGATCGGTACTTTGCCATCTGCCATCCCTTGCACTACCCTAATATCATGACAGGGCAGTTCTGTGCCAAACTAGTCATTACCTGTTGGTTTTGTGGCTTTCTGTGGTTCCTGATCCCCATTGTTCTCATCTCTCAATTGCCCTTCTGTGGTCCGAATATTGTTGACCATGTTGTATGTGACCCAGGGCCCCTATTTGCATTGGCATGTGCCTCTGCTCCAACAACCCAATTGCTTTGTTACACTCTAAGCTCATTAGTTATCTTTGGTAACTTCCTATTCATCCTTGGGTCTTATACTCTTGTCTTATTAGCTGTGTTGTGTGTGCCTTCAGCCACTGGAAGGCGTAAGGCCTTCTCCAACTATGGGTTTCATTTGGCTGTGGTATCCCTCTTCTATGGCTCCCTGATGGTCATGTATGTGAGTCCGGGACTTGGGCATTCTGTTGGAATGCAAAAAATTACAACTTTGTTCTATGCTATGGTGACCCCACTCTTCAACCCCCTCATCTACAGCCTGAAGAATAAGGAGATAACTGCAGCACTGAGGAAAGTTCTGGGGATTTTGAGTATAATCTGAGACATATTAGATAAGTCTTCCACAATTAGATCAGTTTAGtctaacaataataaatatttaattatctaAATCTTCAAATATGGCTCTAATAACATTGACTACATCAGCTTATAAAATTAAGCATGTATGGGACTACTTACAATCATAAAATGGTCATATTATATAGATAAATGTAACTGTTGGGATCCTCTTTGGCACTTAGACTATGTATTAATGAAGGAATGCTCACATATGAGTGttttttggattgttttcataTGACTAATCTATAATAAAAAttcctatattttatttggtaATTTAAATTTATAGATCAGGAAGCAGCaaaattttaactttgttttggTTTATAGGTtgtaaataaaagaaggaaaatatctatgTATTTTCTGATTGTGGTTCCTATCAGATTTGACTCTATTATTTTGACAATATGGTCATTCCTGTTGAACAAACCCTTAgaataattatttgaaatttctatGGGATAATAGTATTCTAGCATAATGGTAtcagcctgtgctggtttgaaaggatgtacaccccctagaaaagtcatttttaatcaaaatcccatttcataaaggtagaataatccctattcaatactgtatgtttgaaactgtaatcagatcatctccctggatgatgcgatttagtcaagagtggttgttaaactggattaggtgatgacatgtctccacccatttgggtggaatttgtttggtttactggaatcccataaaagaagaaacgttttggagaatgaaagaggtgcagaaagagcagagcagaatgacatagtgatgagaagcagggtccaccagccagcgacctttggagatgaagaagaagaatgactcccggggagcttcatgcaacaggaagcgaggagagaaagctagcagatgatgccatgttcaccatgtgcccttccagatgcaagagaaaccatgaatttcattggccttcaagaaccaaggtatcttcccctgaaTGGATATCTTTGattaaacatttctatagacttcttttaattgggacattttctcagccttagaactgtaaactagcaactcattaaattccccctttaaaaccgttccatttctggtatattgcattccatctaCTATCAAACTAAGACACAGCcctatgttattttcttttcaaattaccTCATTCTAAGTCCCTAAAGTGAAGATTCTGATTTAAtgtgtaatgtgctttgaaatgtagtTTCTGGTTACCTAATATTTTTAACTAAACGAAGTGTTACCAGGAACTTGATGGATCAGTTAATTGGATTTAGATAAAAGTATctcctctttaaaaattgaagaggcaAATTGTTTGCTTaaattgagttaaaaaaataaatgatagttcATTGTTATGTGTTGCTGAAATGGAGTTTTAACACTagtaagtaaaaattttaaaggaaaaaagcgTCCAAAATTCAATCACTCTAAcactattatttcaatttttatgtgtccattttatttaatataataccAAGCAAGTTTCCATGCTATggcatgtttttgttttcttttgttttgtttttgtatgctgtgtggcagggtcacatttcattctttttgcatgtgagtatcctgttattgcagcatcatttattgaattttttgtttgtttgtttgtttttgttggtttcttttttgttgttttcttgggaaatgcatgggctggtaattcaacctgggtctcctacatggcaggcgagaattctaccactgaactaccctcatacccCCTATGGCATGCTTTTATAACTATCATTTTAGAAACCATGACATCACACTGAACTAATGTGATATGGATTAAGAATTTTTGTGTAGTGAGATTAACATTTTCCTAGAAGGAATGTAAGTATTCCTTTCAGGTAGC is a window from the Tamandua tetradactyla isolate mTamTet1 chromosome 14, mTamTet1.pri, whole genome shotgun sequence genome containing:
- the LOC143654970 gene encoding olfactory receptor 11H12-like; amino-acid sequence: MNVSKAAASMAFVREFILTGFSCEWQIQAFLFSLFTATYALTITGNGAIVCALWCDQRLHTAMYMLLGNFSFLEIWYVSSTVPKMLVNFLSETKTISFTGCFLQFYFFFSLGTSECFLLTVMAFDRYFAICHPLHYPNIMTGQFCAKLVITCWFCGFLWFLIPIVLISQLPFCGPNIVDHVVCDPGPLFALACASAPTTQLLCYTLSSLVIFGNFLFILGSYTLVLLAVLCVPSATGRRKAFSNYGFHLAVVSLFYGSLMVMYVSPGLGHSVGMQKITTLFYAMVTPLFNPLIYSLKNKEITAALRKVLGILSII